The genomic interval CGCGGATGGCGAGGGTCGGCTGATGGAGCGGCGCTACTTCGAACAACGCAAGGGGCGGGTGGAGATCATTCCCATGATCGATATCATGCTCTTTCTGCTGGTGTTCTTCATCATGATCACCTTGCAGATGATCCCCGATCAGGGCCTCAACCTGCAATTGCCCAAGTCCAGCGAAGCCAAAGCGCTGCCGCGTCCGCACTACACCATCAACATTGAAAAAGATGGCACGGTGGACGTGAAGGGCAAGCACTACGACCTTGCCGGGCTGCAGAGCATGCTCGCCCACGATGGCGACCCGGCCAAGACCGAAATCACCATTGCCGCTGACAAGGCCGTACCGTTTCAGGACTTCATCCACGTCATGGATGCCTGCCAGAAGGCCGGGGTCAGCGATATCGGCATTGCCGCCAAACCCAACGGCTGATCGCCGGTCACTTCAACCGCCACAAACCAAGAAGGAGAGTAAACGTGTCTAACCGCAATACTATCGCCACTGCTCGTGTGCATGCCGGGCACGGCACGCCGAGGTCCATGACCCCGTCGCCTCTGTTCCTCGCCCTGATGGGTGCAATGTTCTGTCCCACAGCCTTCGGTGCGGACCTTGGCAGCGCCACGGCGCCAACGCAGTCCGCCGCCGTGTCCGTGGGCGAGGTGAGTGCCGCTGCCGCAGCGGAGTCCTATCTGGGAAGCGCGCAGGCGCAATCCCTCACCCAGAAGCACAACTTCAATTCCGGCCAATCCATCAAGGTGCTGGGTAAGGAACAGATCGCAGCCGCTGGCCCTCTGGGTGGCAGTGCGCAGGCGCTCTCCTACGCGCCGGGTGTGGGTGTCACCAGTTACGGAAATACCGGGGCAACCAAGAACTCCATCAGTATCAATGGAATAAAGCAGGGTTACGGCGGCTTTTCCGGTGGCCAGATCGATGACGGCAGCCTTTCGGTGACCTTTGATGGCGTACCCATGGTGGATCCGGGCACTGGCCTGTGGGAATCACCACAAGTGCCGCAGACGGGAATCCTGCAGGGCATCAACCTCACCTACGGTCCCGGTAATCCGCAAAACCGCTGGTACAACAACATCGGCGGGCAGATCGACTTCGTTCCCCTGCAGCCCACGGCCAAACCCGGTGGCGACATCAAGCTGACCTACGGCAATTACGATTCCAAGAACATCGTGTTCAACATCCGTACGGGTAGTATCGACGGTTGGTCCACCATCATCGCCGGTGGCGCGGGTTCGTCCCAGAGTTATCGCCAGAGTCCCGATGGTTTCAATAACCCCAGCTACAGTTATGCCTGGTTCCTGAAAACCCGCAAGACCTTCAGCAACGGCGATTTTTCCGTGGGAGCCTACCTTGCCAAGGGATCGGGCTATCGGCCCGTGCCCATCCCGGTGAATCCCATCAATGGCGTGACGCTCACCGGTGCGGCAGGATCCCCCCTGTACAGTCAGACTACCACCGGCTTTTATTCCTCGCTTCCCAAGGGCATCTGGTACAAGCAGGACAGCAACAGTACCTGGTTGATCTACAGCAAGCTCAATGTGGCTCTGGACAAAACCTGGGGCCTGCACAACATGGTGTGGTACCGCCACGGCCATCGTCTGCACTTCCACTACAATAATTACGGCCTGGGCAATCCGTCCAATCTCTACGAGTACAATAACCCCCACGATGCCGTCTACGGCGACAAACTGTGGCTCAGTGCCAAGCTGCCCTACAACGACGTGAGCTTTGGTGGCTATTTCCTGAATAGCCGGTATAACACCCGCAACGCCTTCTACAATCCAGCGGACGGTGGCACGCGCTTTGTTCCCAATGCACACTATCGCAGCGACTACTTCGATCAGACCTTCCTGGCGGCCTTCCTGCAGGATCGCATCAGCCCGCTGAGCAATCTGCACATTACCCCAGGGATACGTTTCATCAACCTGCAGACCCACTACACGCCAGCAGGTCAGACGGACTTTGCCCAAGCCTATGCGCTGTATCCTAAGAACGACCAGGGACAGTTGCCCGCGGCCAATACCAGCTTCACCAAGGTAGAACCCTCGGTGGATTTCAATTGGCAGCCGCTCCATTGGCTGGCGGTATTCGCAAGCTATGCCCAGGCCTACAAGGAGCCGCAATTTGGCGGCGGCGGTGGCCTGTTCCAGAAAAAAGCGCCCATCTACAATCTGGAAAAGGGTGCGGATTACAATGCCGGCGTCAAGGTACATTTTGACAACGCGCCGTACCTGCACCACTTCCTGGCTACGGCAAGCTTCTATCATCTGCACTACACGAATCAGTACATTCCGCTTTATGACGCCAACGGTAACTACATCGGCGACGCCAATGGCGATTCGATCTACCAGGGTGTGAATATCGCCATCGAAGACGACATCCTGTACAACCTGCACGTTTTTGCCAATGCCAACTTCGAGAAGGCAACCTTCGATCACTACGTGACGAGTGGCGTCAGTTACGATGGCCTGCCCGTATCCAACGTGCCCAACAAGACCTTCAACATCGGTACGAGCTATCGCTACTACCTCTCGGGCATACTGCTCAAGCCCAGCCTGTGGTACCAGTATGTGGGCGCGCAATCCTTGTTCGACAACAATGCTGGCGCTCCGAGTACGACCAAGATGCCGGGCTACGGTACCGTCAATCTCGGTCTGCACGGCACGGTTCCCATGCAGGGCAGCGTGCCCATGTTGAAGACCGTCGACTTCAGTGTCGATATCCTCAATATTGCCAACAACCACTACAACGAGTTCGAGTACATTACTGGTGGTGGTCTATTGGGCGGTGATTCGGCGGGCCAGATTCTGGCGCTCCCGGGTGCACCCTTGACCGTATACGGCAGTATTTCTGCACATTTCTGAAAACCCATGGCAATGGCATCTGCGGATGCCACTGCCTGCCTTTGGGATTTTTCCGCGAGATTGCAAAGGCAGGCTGGGCCAAGATGGAGGTAAGCAGTCCATGAGTGTCACCGTAAACAGCGCCGGAATGCCACCGCGCGGACCCCATCGTCAGGGCTATTTTGGTCGCGGTCTGGTCATCGCCGCGCTGTTGGAGGCGGGGCTGATCATGGCCCTGGTCTGGGTCAGTAACCAGAAGGCGCCGCCGCCGCCCAAACCCAAACGAATTGCCATCCACATGGTGCAGCCGGCGCCGCCCAAACCCAAACCCAAGCCGGTTCCGCCCAAGCCCGTGGTGCAGCCTAAACCCAAACCGGTGCCAAAGCCCGTGCCAAAACCGGTGCCGCAGCCCAAGCCGCAGCCGGTAGTCCATCACATTCCGAAGCCGAGCCCCAAGCCGCTGGTGGCCAAGACGCCGGCGCCCACGGCGCCGGTGGTGCCGCCAAGCCCGCCGGTGACTGCGCCGCCGCCACCACCACCGCCGGCGCCGAGCCCCTCGGCCCAAAAGGCGGCCCTGGCGGAGTACGCGGCTCTGGTACGCGCGCGGGTGCAGGCCGACACTCGGGTTCCGGAGGCGGTACGCCTCATGCACTTGCGGGGCACCGCCATCGTCGCCTTTGAACTGACCCCGTCCGGTCGTCTGGTGTCGGCACAAATCGCGCAATCCAGCGGCATCAGCGCCATCGACAAGGCGGCCCTGGCAGCGGTGGAGAACACCAGCTACCCGCCTTTTACCAAGAACATGCCCAAGCACACGATGCGCTTGACGTCGAGGTGCACCTCTCGGCAGAGAGTGGCGGGTGACACGTCCAAAATGGAAGGTATATCGTGCGCAAACTCATCTGGATCCTCATTCCCTTGCTCATCGTCGTGGCCGTGTGGAGTTTCTGGCCGCGCCAGAAGCCAGGTCTCGTCTTCTACAGCGCCGTCAGTTACGGTCCCATGCTCGCCCAGGCCTTCACGAAGGAGTCGGGCATTCCGGTACGGGTAGTGGAGATGTCCACGGGGGCATTGCTGGCGCGCGTCTCGGCCCAGGGCAACAATCCCCAGTGGGACGTGGCTTGGTTCGATGGCGCCTCGGCGGCAGCCGGCCTCCAGCGTGCGCACCTGGTCGCCTCGGGTATCGTGCCCAGGGATATTCCCTGGACAGATCTCGGGAAGTCCCTGATTCCGGCAGATGGTGCCTGGATTCCCACGGGCTATACCCTGGCGGGTGTGTTCCTGCACCCGGCCAAGCGTCCTGCTCCCGCCACCTGGGACGATCTGCTGCAGGCGCGCTGGCGTGGGCGCTTTGCCATGAACAATCCGGCCATTTCTGGTCCTACCTATCCGCAGGTGGCGGGGTGGCTGTACAGTCATGGAGGCTGGCCAGCGGGCCAGAGCTTCCTGCTGGCCCTGAAAGCCAATGGCATGCAGGTCTATCCCAAAAATAGCAATACCATTCACGCCCTGAGCCAGGGTGAGGTCGATCTGGCCATCGTGCAGTCGTCGGCGGCCTATGCCCTTGCCGCGGAGCAGCCAGGCCGGTGGGCAGTGAGCATCCCGAAGTCGGCAGTGCTGCTGCCGCGCGTGATGGTGTTTGCGGACCATCTCAGTGCCAAGCAGCGGCGTGACGCGGCAGACTTCGCCCGTTTCATGCTGAGCCCAAAGGCGCAGGAGCTTGCCATGCGCAAGGGCGCGCCGGACGGTTATTACTGGCCCATCACCCGCACTGCTCCGACAGCGGATCCGGGGATGGCCAGCACCCAGTCCTTACCCTTGATCAATCTGGATCCGGCTTTCTGGGGTGCGCGGGAGAGTGCCATCAACGCCTGGTTCAGCAGCCACATCCTGGGGCAGTGAGGGTGAGTGTGCGGCGTTATCGAGGCATCCTGCGCACCCTGCCGGTGTGGCTGATCATCCTGATCTTTTTTGTTTACCCTCTGGGGCGATTCCTGCTTTTGCCCTGGTTTCCCCATTGGGCGCCCGAGAGCCTCGGGGCGGCCTCCTGGCCCAGCGATGGCTGGGCGGCTTTGCGCAACTCCGTGGTGCTGGCCATTGCCGCCGCCGGCTTGGCCGCGGCCTTGGGTACTTTCTGGGCCTGGGCCATGGAGCGGCGGCGCAGTGCCTGGCATCCTTGGTCCGAGGCGGTGCTCTGGCTCATTTTTCTGATGCCCAGCTATCTCCTTACCACGGGCTGGGAGATCCTGTTCGCTGCGCCGATTCTTCGCCACGGCTTCTTGCACGACGGGTTCTATAGCCCTGTGGGTATCATCGTCCTGCTCGCCGCCAAGGCGCTGCCCTTTGCCATCTTCGTGGTGCGCCCGCTCTGGGCTGCCCTGGGCCACGAACTGACGGAAGCCATGCGCATCTTTGCCGTTCGTCCGGGTCGGGCGGTGCGGGTATTTCTGCGCTTGGCCATACCCGTTGCCTCCGCCGCCACCGTGGTGTCCTTCATCGAGAGTGTCCAGGAATTCGGCATTCCGGCAACCCTCGGGGCACACCTGCATCTGCCGATCCTGACCTATTCCATCTACGCGGCCCTGAGTACCTCGCCCCTGAATTTCGTGGGTGCGTCGCGGCTTGCCTTGCTCCTGGTGGTTCTCGCATTTTCTGGGGCGCTGGTGCAGATCGCGCTGCAAAGGCGCTTTGGCGCGGTGCTCGTGCATGCACAGGTCCGGCATCGGCTTCCCGCGCGGCCGAAACGATCCGAGGCCCTGGTGATTGCCGCGATGAATCTGGTGGTGGGTGTACTGGTCCTCGTCCTGCCCATGTTGGCCATCGTCCGCTCCGCTTTTCAGGGCGGCGTGTCGGCATTGCGTATGGCCGACTGGGACCCGGTCCTGCACTCCCTGGGCTTTGCCCTCCTGGCAGCATCCCTGGCCATCCTGCTGGCCTGGCTGTTTGCACGCAGCCTGGTCTCCGGCGGCGTCGGTGGACGGGCCATGGACGTGTTTTCCATGGGGAACATGGCCGTACCCGGACTGGTACTGGGGGCGGCCTACATCATGGCCTTCAACCTGCCCGGCTTCTCCCTCTACGGCGGCAGTCTCCTGCTGATTCTGGCCTATACGGCGGCTACCGCGCCCATGCTCACCCGCCTTTTGCAGGCGCCCATGGCCCAGCTGGATCGGTCGCTGGGGGATGCCGCTCGCATCCACGGGGTATCGGCCTGGGTCCGCTGGCTGGACATCGATGCGGCCCTGTTGTCGCGGCCGCTGGTGCGCGGCTGGCTTCTGGCCTTTGGCACGGTGATGTTTGAGCTGCCGGTATCGGAACTCCTTTACCCGGCGGGCAAGACGCCCTTGGGGGTTGCGGTACTCGCCCTGAACAACGGTGAGCATTTTGCGGCGGCGGCGCGCCTTGCCCTGGGCGGTTTGGCGAGCGTGGCTCTGGTTACGGTGGTGGTGCTGGTGCTGCTGCGTTTTGCACTCCCCGATTACCGGATGGCTGTGACACAATAGGAGGCGAGCGGTATGGCGACGGCAAGGGAGTGGGTGCCAGCGGTGGGTGCGGCGCATGCAGGAGAAGCCAGCGACGGTGCGGCGGCGCTTCTGGAAGTGCAGGCCTTGCATCTGCGCTTGGGGCGAAAGACGATTCTGCGCGGGATCGATCTCCGCTTGAATCCGGGCGAGGTCGTGCTACTCATCGGTCCCTCGGGCTCGGGCAAGAGCAGCCTGCTGCGCGCCATTGCCGGGCTCGAACCCCTGGAAAAAGGCCGTATTCGGCTTCAGGGAGACCTGTTGGACGATGGCCGCGGTACGGCGCTCAGCCCCGAGCAGCGACGGATGGCCATGGTTTTCCAGGAGCACGCCCTGTGGCCGCATCTGACGGTGGAAGAGAATGTCCAGTTGGTCATTCCCGGGCGTAGCGGGCGCGAGAAGACGCGCGCGTTGCTCGAGCGTATGGGCATCGCCCAGCTCGCCAAGCGCCGACCCCACGAGATTTCCGGTGGGCAGCGCCAGCGGGTGGGGCTCGCGCGGGCCCTGGCCGTGGCTCCCAGCCTCATGCTCATGGACGAGCCGCTGTCCAGCCTCGATGTGGAGTTGCGCGAACAATTGCGTTTGGAGATTCGGCGCTGGCTGCGGGAGTTGGGTATCGGTGCCTTGATCGTCAGCCACGATCCCGACGACCTCTGGCGTCTGGCGGATCGGGTCGTGGTCCTCGCCGATGGCCGTGTCGTCCAGGACGGTTCGCCCCAGAACCTCTACGATCACCCGCAACTGCCCTGGATCGCACGCTTCACCGGCGCCCAAGGGCCTTTCCCGGCGCGCTGGGAGGATGGCATGCTGGACTTCGCTGGACAGGGGCTGAAACACCCGGGCTTTGGTGGCGCCTCTGGCTCGGGTTGGCTCTTCATCCGACCTGAGCGTGTGGAGATCCGGGGCGAGGCCCAGCGGGGGCTTGCGGCTGTGCTGCGCCATTGTGCCTTTGAGCGCGGCCACTATCGCAGCTACTGGGAGCTCCCGGGTTTGTCCGATACTTTGGTCGCCCTATCCAGCAGTGCGCCGCCGGCGCACGCGCGCCTGTGGGTCGACCCACAACAGCTTTTCTTTTTTCCACGATCTTCACAGGAGTGAATTATGTCGCCCTGGCAAATCGTTACGGCCACTGGTCTTGCTGCCATTGTCGAATGGGTCGAGGCCTTCACCATCGTCCTCGCCGTCGCCCTGACCATTGGCTGGCCACGGGCGCTGGGGGCGAGCATCGCCGCCATCCTGACCCTCGTGGCCATGACCGTGGCCGGCGGCAGCCTCTTGCTGGCGGGCATCGATGTCCTCTGGCTGCAGGCGGTGGTGGGCATCTTCCTGCTCTTTTTTGGTAGTCGCTGGTTGGCCAAGGCCATTGCCCGCGCCTCCGGGCGGGTGCCCCTGCACGATGAGGAGAAGGCCTTCGCCAAGACCCAGGATCGGCTACGCGGCGATGTTTCGGCGGCTTGGCTCGTAGCCTACAAGGGCGTATTGCTGGAGGGGCTCGAGGTATGGCTCATCGTCATCGCCCTGGGAGCGCAGACCCACACCATGACCCTTGCCGCCGCTGCCGCCGCCGGCGCCCTGGTCCTGGTCGCCCTGGCGGGGGGCATCATCCATCGCCCCCTGCGACGGGTTCCGGAGAACAGTATGAAGTTCTTTGTCGGTGCCATGATCACGGCCTTCGGCAGCTATTGGACTCTGCACGCCCTGGGTCTTGCTTGGCCCGGTGAGGACGCCGCCATCCCGGTGCTGGTGGCCTTTTATCTCTTGACTGGTATGCTTGCCGTACTGCTGCTGCGGGCGAACAAGGTACGCGGGGTGGCGGCATGAGAGCCTTGTGGAAAACCCTCTTTGGTGACCGCTATACCGTTGCCGTGGTTCTGCTGACCCTGGTCCTCAACTATGCCCTCTTGCGCAGTCCCTGGGCATACGTGGCAGCATACACCTTTCCCGCCATCCTCATGGCGGGTATCGTCTGGATGGCTTGGCGACAAGGAGAATGACGTGCGCCATAAAAAGGAAGGGAGCGTAATGGCTTGGATGCTGGGGCTCGTGCTGGGCCTGCTGTGCTGGTTTGGTCCTTTGACGGCTTGGGCCAAGGAAAACGTCCCGCCCGCTGCCGAGATGCGCTTTCAGCACTACACCTTTGCCCTGCTGTGGCAACCGGGGGTGTGCAAGGCCTGGAGCGATGTGGGCGCAAGCTGCGCCCATATGGGTCCGCGTTCGCGGGCTAGTCGGGAGTGGAGTCTGCACGGTCTTTGGGCAAGCCGGCCCGAGGTTCTGGTGCGTCAGCAAGTACCGGATGAGACCTGGTGGAAATACGGCTGCAACTGGTTCGAGCCGGGTCGTCCGCCGCTTCCCCACGACTCCTGCAGCGCCCTACCGGCCTTGAAACTCTCGCCCGCCACGGAAAGTCGTTTACGCGAGCACATGCCCATGACCAACAACTGTCTGGATCGGCATGAGTTTTACAAGCACGAGGTTTGCTTTGGATCCAGCCCCGATGCCTATTTCACCCAGGCCCTGAATCTCTTGGACAAGGTCAATGCCAGCAGTTTCACCGCCTTCGTCCGCGACCACCGCGGTGAGTGGGTACGTCGCGATGCCTTGTTGCGTGCCTTTGCCGATGCTTTCCATGGCCACAGCGATGCCCTGGAGTTGCGCTGTGAGCAACCCGATGGCGCCCGCGGTGGACCCAGGCGCGAGGGTACGGTGTTGACGGAAGCGTGGATCACCTTGCGCGCCGATAAAGTTGCCGACTTCCCGGCGCCGGATAGTCTGATGGCCGGACGCAAGGGGAATTGCGCGCGCCTAATCCATATCCTGCCCTGAGATCTTGTCCCAAGCTGGGCAAGGAAGAACCAGCGCGACCGACGCCGGCGGCGCCGCATGCCTTTGGCGCTGGCGCGGCGGCTCGATCCGCCACCCAAGGTGTTTGCGACGAGACCTGCGGAGAACCGCTGCCCGTCGGCGGGCAGCATCGCGGTTGCCACCATCGCGGTCGCCACCATCGCATGGGGATGCGGAATGGCTCACGTTTGGGACGATCCCGCGGCAGGCTGTTGTTTGGATCTCGAAACGCGGATGCAGAGGACGCTTGGGCCTCGTCGGTGCTACACTCGCGCCAAGGTTTGGGCCGCTGTTCGAGAACCAGGTGATTGGCTGGACGTCAATATCGTATGTGTTTGTCGTGGACACGAGGGTCCACGGCCTGCACCAGTTTAGCGTGCGTGCGGGCCGGTTACGCGAGTGTGGTGGGCAGTGCCGATGTTTGGTGAGCGGCAGATTGTGGCAGTGAAGTTCCGACCACATCATCTCATGCCCGCCCTCTTTCTGCTCCTCACCGGCTGTGCGGGCTTGCCCAAGTATCTCCCCCGGAACGGCGACGCCACGGCTCTGCCGAAAATGGCACGCCCCGCGGGCATGACCACCATCCCCTGGCCGCGCGCGCGTTGGTGGCAAGCTCTACGGCAACCGGCCCTGAATACCTTGGTGGCGCAGGCCCTTGCCCACAATCCCGACCTACGGGAGGCCAGTGCCCGGGTGCTGCTGGCCGAGGCCCAGGTGACGGCGGCCCATTCCCGGTTGCTGCCCCACTTTCAGCTCGGTCTGGCCTTTACCCAACAGTACTTTTCGGCCCAGGGGCTGCACCTCAGCGCCAACGGTACGGGCAACTTCTATACCGAGCTCAATCCCATCGAGGCCCGGTATCACGTCGATCTCTGGGGGCGGGACGCCGATCTGGTGCGGGCGGCGCGGGGTCGTCTGGCCATGGTACGAGCGCAGGCCGCCCAGACACGCTTGCTGCTCAGCACGGCCATAGCCCTGCATTATGTGGCCCTGCAGGGGGACACGCAGCTCCTGCGAGAGGAAAGACGGCTGCGTCACTGGCAGAAGGCAGCCCTGCAGGTGGCCGAGCAGGCGTACCGTAGCGGCCTCGAGGATCGCAGTGCCGTGGACGGGGCGAAGGTGACTTTGCAACAATCTTCCCAGCGCTGTGCCGCCCTGGTAGCTGCCATCGCTGCCCAGAAACACGCACTGGCAGATCTGGCGGGGCAGGGGCCCGATGCGGTCATCGACGTGAACGCAGCGGATGCTCGCCAACCCCTGCCGGACGTGGGTGTACCCGCGCAGCTGCCCATGGGGCTTCTCGGTCGACGACCCGATATCGTTGCCGCGCGCTGGGCTGTGCGCGCGGCCGCCGCCCAGGTTGGGGCCGCGCGTGCGGCCTTCTATCCCAACATCAATCTTCGGCTTCTGGCCGGGTGGAACAGCATTCACCTGGCGGATCTCTTTGACCCCGGCAATTTTGCCCACGCCGTCGGTCCCGCCATTACTCTGCCCATCTTTGAGGGGGGCGCGCTCCGGGCT from Acidithiobacillus caldus ATCC 51756 carries:
- a CDS encoding efflux transporter outer membrane subunit; the protein is MFGERQIVAVKFRPHHLMPALFLLLTGCAGLPKYLPRNGDATALPKMARPAGMTTIPWPRARWWQALRQPALNTLVAQALAHNPDLREASARVLLAEAQVTAAHSRLLPHFQLGLAFTQQYFSAQGLHLSANGTGNFYTELNPIEARYHVDLWGRDADLVRAARGRLAMVRAQAAQTRLLLSTAIALHYVALQGDTQLLREERRLRHWQKAALQVAEQAYRSGLEDRSAVDGAKVTLQQSSQRCAALVAAIAAQKHALADLAGQGPDAVIDVNAADARQPLPDVGVPAQLPMGLLGRRPDIVAARWAVRAAAAQVGAARAAFYPNINLRLLAGWNSIHLADLFDPGNFAHAVGPAITLPIFEGGALRAQLRSQNAVFLAAQDHYRATILNALRQVADVLSEAQRLQRDAAALRAQWRSQRNQWLLQRSAWRSGLASRLPSLEARIQLQRTREAETVDRTRRLQNWVLLESALGGGYTLAHEQQTKEHDG
- a CDS encoding ExbD/TolR family protein, whose translation is MERRYFEQRKGRVEIIPMIDIMLFLLVFFIMITLQMIPDQGLNLQLPKSSEAKALPRPHYTINIEKDGTVDVKGKHYDLAGLQSMLAHDGDPAKTEITIAADKAVPFQDFIHVMDACQKAGVSDIGIAAKPNG
- a CDS encoding COG4280 domain-containing protein, with the translated sequence MSPWQIVTATGLAAIVEWVEAFTIVLAVALTIGWPRALGASIAAILTLVAMTVAGGSLLLAGIDVLWLQAVVGIFLLFFGSRWLAKAIARASGRVPLHDEEKAFAKTQDRLRGDVSAAWLVAYKGVLLEGLEVWLIVIALGAQTHTMTLAAAAAAGALVLVALAGGIIHRPLRRVPENSMKFFVGAMITAFGSYWTLHALGLAWPGEDAAIPVLVAFYLLTGMLAVLLLRANKVRGVAA
- a CDS encoding ribonuclease T2 family protein is translated as MAWMLGLVLGLLCWFGPLTAWAKENVPPAAEMRFQHYTFALLWQPGVCKAWSDVGASCAHMGPRSRASREWSLHGLWASRPEVLVRQQVPDETWWKYGCNWFEPGRPPLPHDSCSALPALKLSPATESRLREHMPMTNNCLDRHEFYKHEVCFGSSPDAYFTQALNLLDKVNASSFTAFVRDHRGEWVRRDALLRAFADAFHGHSDALELRCEQPDGARGGPRREGTVLTEAWITLRADKVADFPAPDSLMAGRKGNCARLIHILP
- a CDS encoding ABC transporter ATP-binding protein, with protein sequence MATAREWVPAVGAAHAGEASDGAAALLEVQALHLRLGRKTILRGIDLRLNPGEVVLLIGPSGSGKSSLLRAIAGLEPLEKGRIRLQGDLLDDGRGTALSPEQRRMAMVFQEHALWPHLTVEENVQLVIPGRSGREKTRALLERMGIAQLAKRRPHEISGGQRQRVGLARALAVAPSLMLMDEPLSSLDVELREQLRLEIRRWLRELGIGALIVSHDPDDLWRLADRVVVLADGRVVQDGSPQNLYDHPQLPWIARFTGAQGPFPARWEDGMLDFAGQGLKHPGFGGASGSGWLFIRPERVEIRGEAQRGLAAVLRHCAFERGHYRSYWELPGLSDTLVALSSSAPPAHARLWVDPQQLFFFPRSSQE
- a CDS encoding energy transducer TonB, whose amino-acid sequence is MSVTVNSAGMPPRGPHRQGYFGRGLVIAALLEAGLIMALVWVSNQKAPPPPKPKRIAIHMVQPAPPKPKPKPVPPKPVVQPKPKPVPKPVPKPVPQPKPQPVVHHIPKPSPKPLVAKTPAPTAPVVPPSPPVTAPPPPPPPAPSPSAQKAALAEYAALVRARVQADTRVPEAVRLMHLRGTAIVAFELTPSGRLVSAQIAQSSGISAIDKAALAAVENTSYPPFTKNMPKHTMRLTSRCTSRQRVAGDTSKMEGISCANSSGSSFPCSSSWPCGVSGRARSQVSSSTAPSVTVPCSPRPSRRSRAFRYG
- a CDS encoding TonB-dependent receptor, with amino-acid sequence MSNRNTIATARVHAGHGTPRSMTPSPLFLALMGAMFCPTAFGADLGSATAPTQSAAVSVGEVSAAAAAESYLGSAQAQSLTQKHNFNSGQSIKVLGKEQIAAAGPLGGSAQALSYAPGVGVTSYGNTGATKNSISINGIKQGYGGFSGGQIDDGSLSVTFDGVPMVDPGTGLWESPQVPQTGILQGINLTYGPGNPQNRWYNNIGGQIDFVPLQPTAKPGGDIKLTYGNYDSKNIVFNIRTGSIDGWSTIIAGGAGSSQSYRQSPDGFNNPSYSYAWFLKTRKTFSNGDFSVGAYLAKGSGYRPVPIPVNPINGVTLTGAAGSPLYSQTTTGFYSSLPKGIWYKQDSNSTWLIYSKLNVALDKTWGLHNMVWYRHGHRLHFHYNNYGLGNPSNLYEYNNPHDAVYGDKLWLSAKLPYNDVSFGGYFLNSRYNTRNAFYNPADGGTRFVPNAHYRSDYFDQTFLAAFLQDRISPLSNLHITPGIRFINLQTHYTPAGQTDFAQAYALYPKNDQGQLPAANTSFTKVEPSVDFNWQPLHWLAVFASYAQAYKEPQFGGGGGLFQKKAPIYNLEKGADYNAGVKVHFDNAPYLHHFLATASFYHLHYTNQYIPLYDANGNYIGDANGDSIYQGVNIAIEDDILYNLHVFANANFEKATFDHYVTSGVSYDGLPVSNVPNKTFNIGTSYRYYLSGILLKPSLWYQYVGAQSLFDNNAGAPSTTKMPGYGTVNLGLHGTVPMQGSVPMLKTVDFSVDILNIANNHYNEFEYITGGGLLGGDSAGQILALPGAPLTVYGSISAHF
- a CDS encoding ABC transporter substrate-binding protein yields the protein MWSFWPRQKPGLVFYSAVSYGPMLAQAFTKESGIPVRVVEMSTGALLARVSAQGNNPQWDVAWFDGASAAAGLQRAHLVASGIVPRDIPWTDLGKSLIPADGAWIPTGYTLAGVFLHPAKRPAPATWDDLLQARWRGRFAMNNPAISGPTYPQVAGWLYSHGGWPAGQSFLLALKANGMQVYPKNSNTIHALSQGEVDLAIVQSSAAYALAAEQPGRWAVSIPKSAVLLPRVMVFADHLSAKQRRDAADFARFMLSPKAQELAMRKGAPDGYYWPITRTAPTADPGMASTQSLPLINLDPAFWGARESAINAWFSSHILGQ
- a CDS encoding ABC transporter permease, whose translation is MSVRRYRGILRTLPVWLIILIFFVYPLGRFLLLPWFPHWAPESLGAASWPSDGWAALRNSVVLAIAAAGLAAALGTFWAWAMERRRSAWHPWSEAVLWLIFLMPSYLLTTGWEILFAAPILRHGFLHDGFYSPVGIIVLLAAKALPFAIFVVRPLWAALGHELTEAMRIFAVRPGRAVRVFLRLAIPVASAATVVSFIESVQEFGIPATLGAHLHLPILTYSIYAALSTSPLNFVGASRLALLLVVLAFSGALVQIALQRRFGAVLVHAQVRHRLPARPKRSEALVIAAMNLVVGVLVLVLPMLAIVRSAFQGGVSALRMADWDPVLHSLGFALLAASLAILLAWLFARSLVSGGVGGRAMDVFSMGNMAVPGLVLGAAYIMAFNLPGFSLYGGSLLLILAYTAATAPMLTRLLQAPMAQLDRSLGDAARIHGVSAWVRWLDIDAALLSRPLVRGWLLAFGTVMFELPVSELLYPAGKTPLGVAVLALNNGEHFAAAARLALGGLASVALVTVVVLVLLRFALPDYRMAVTQ